In Candidatus Acidiferrales bacterium, a single window of DNA contains:
- a CDS encoding dihydrodipicolinate synthase family protein codes for MIDLMDGIDLKGIFPPITTPFDSRGELALDRLRANLIRYNPTGLKGYVVVGSTGESVYLTESEVLAVWDTAREAAAPGKTLIAGTGVESTRETIARTNRAAAAGYRAALVKTPHYFKPQMNPVAMAAHFRAVADAVKIPILVYVVPQFTGIALEAGEVARLSEHPNIIGIKESSGNVQRVAEIAAQSRPGFQVLVGSAPTLYPSLAVGAVGGILAAACCLPELCVDIHEAFFRGEADKARNLQQLLLEPARAVTSACGIAGLKYAMERFGYYGGAVRSPLQPLTAEERKYLDNVFARLETRFEATR; via the coding sequence ATGATTGACCTCATGGACGGCATTGACCTGAAGGGAATCTTTCCGCCGATCACCACGCCGTTCGACAGCCGCGGCGAATTGGCGCTCGATCGGCTGCGGGCGAATCTCATTCGTTATAACCCAACCGGACTAAAGGGCTACGTCGTGGTGGGCTCGACCGGCGAGTCGGTTTATCTGACCGAGTCGGAGGTTCTGGCAGTGTGGGACACGGCTCGGGAGGCAGCGGCGCCGGGCAAGACCTTGATTGCCGGCACCGGCGTCGAGTCCACCCGCGAGACCATCGCCCGCACCAACCGCGCAGCCGCCGCCGGCTACCGGGCGGCGCTGGTCAAAACGCCCCACTACTTCAAACCGCAAATGAACCCTGTGGCCATGGCCGCGCACTTCCGGGCGGTTGCCGACGCTGTCAAAATCCCGATTCTTGTTTACGTGGTTCCACAGTTTACCGGAATCGCGCTCGAGGCGGGCGAGGTCGCGCGTTTGAGCGAGCATCCGAACATCATCGGCATCAAAGAAAGCTCGGGCAATGTCCAGCGTGTGGCAGAAATTGCGGCGCAGTCTCGGCCCGGCTTTCAGGTGTTGGTGGGGTCAGCGCCGACGCTCTATCCCTCGTTGGCGGTGGGTGCGGTAGGGGGAATCCTGGCGGCAGCCTGCTGCCTGCCCGAGCTGTGCGTGGACATTCATGAGGCGTTTTTCCGCGGAGAGGCAGACAAAGCCCGGAATCTCCAGCAACTCTTGCTCGAGCCGGCCCGAGCGGTGACATCGGCCTGCGGCATAGCCGGGCTCAAATATGCCATGGAACGATTTGGCTACTATGGCGGGGCGGTGCGTTCGCCGCTGCAGCCGCTTACGGCCGAGGAACGCAAATATCT